The Lonchura striata isolate bLonStr1 unplaced genomic scaffold, bLonStr1.mat Scaffold_228, whole genome shotgun sequence genomic interval TGTTGGACCAAGAATACacctgggaggggaaaaaaaccaggTTTTGGCTAAAGAAGCCCTTTTTCAGGTCTGGAAGCTGGGGTAAGGGCTGGCTCACTCCAGAGTGGGTATGATTCTACCCTGCCAGTCCCTATTCTTGTGAACTTTTACAGCTCCTCTTTGAAGCCACAGCCACTGGACATCGTTTGATGCATCCCGTGAATTAGCGCCCATATTTCGGCTGTGATACAGGCGGGATATGGGTGTGGCATACAGGTGTAAGCCCTGCTGGAAGGAAGCGACATTATTTGCTGATGGCCATCGCAGCCCTGAGACTCTAACGGTGCTTGAATGGATTAAACTTTTCCACGGACGTATCAGTTCGTGCTGGCACAGCTCGGCCGAGGGGAAGGGCTCATCCACGGGGATGTTTAAGCCCAGAGTGAGCAGCGGCCAGCTGGGGAGGGCGTCAGAGGATGGCCCTCAGCGGGACACCTTGTGTGAGGGGCACCCGAACCGGGGGTGAGCCCCGGGAGAGCCCCGTGGCGTTCCCCGCGTTCGCCAGGAGGGTTCTGAGGGAGAGGGTCACTGCCCGGGGTGCCCTCACTAAAGATGGCCGCGGTTCCCTTTGGGCTCCACCGGAACGAAGCCCAACAGGCCCCTCGCTGCCAGAAACAAACATGGCTGCCCAGTCACCGCCCCTGCCGCCCTCACTCAAGATGGCGGCGCCCGCGCCCTCAGGCGCGCTTTCGCCAGCAGCCAACATGGCGGGCGGAAGGCGCGTACGGCGGGGCCAAGATGGCGGCGGTCACCATGAGGCTGCCGGCGGCCCGAGCGCCCCTGGATTCCAGCGCGCCCCGGAGCGGCGAGAAGCACCTGGTGGCACCGGGGGACACGATCACCACGGACACGGGATACATGAGGTGCGGGCAGCGGCGgaggggaggcggcggggcggcgcggctTCGGGCTGTCCTTAGGTAGCCGCCGTCTCTCCGCAGGGGCCACGGTACTTATGTGGAGGACGACAAGCTGATCGCCTCGGTGGCCGGCGTGGTGGAGAGGGTGAACAAGCTGGTGTGTGTGAGGGCGCTGAAGGGCAGGTGAGCGCGGCGGCGAGGCCCGCTGTGAGGTGAGGGGTGTGGGGTGTGAGGTGTGGGGAGTGAGGTAAGGGGTGTGAGGTGTGGGGTGTGAGGTGTGGGGTGTGAGGTGAGGGGTGTGAggtgtggggtgtggggtgtgACCGCCGCTCTCTGCCCCAGGTACAACGGCGAGATCGGCGACGTCGTGGTCGGCAGGATCACCGAGGTAAAGCCCCGTGTttgtgcaggaggaggagcgTGGTCGTGGATCAGTCCGACTCTAAGCGCTTCCCGGGAGCCTAAAACACTGACACGCATCAGTGTCCGTGCACAGGGTGCTGGGAACGTGTGGATTTTTACTGGAATGAGGCTGGAAGAAGCCAGCAGAGctttccctcctgcagctcagtgcaGTTTTTGATTGTGTACCCATAAGTTTTGGTGGCTTTTTCCCCTTTAGGTTCAGCAGAAGCGATGGAAAGTGGAAATAAATTCCAGGCTGGATTCAGTCCTGTTGCTGTCGTCTATAAATTTACCTGGTGGGGAGCTGGTGAGTGTAGCTGGTTGTGTTTTGTGTGGCATCTTAAGGGCCCCCACAATGAGCTACTGATGGATATTTCCTCGTTCTGGGATACGTGTAACTTTTCTTGTGATGtttcagagaaggaaatcaGCAGAAGATGAGCTTGCAATGAGGGACTACCTGCAGGAAGGGGATCTCATCAGTGTATCCTGCTGCTCCCATTGACAGAAGAGCCAAGGGCATGGGAAGAACAGGGAGAGCTTGGCTGGGGGTGAGAGCTatgctggggtggcactgggcagCCTTAGGGACTCTGTTTCCTTAAGTGGCACCGACAGGCAGAGGTCCAGTCTATATTTTCTGATGGGGCTGTATCGCTGCACACCCGGAGCCTGAAGTATGGGAAGGTGAGTTATTCCAAAGCCCTTGATCCTGGGAAAAATCTGCACCAGCTGACTTGTACAaggctttttaaagaaaagagcTCTGAGTAGAGCAGGATGTTGTTATAACCCATTCCTGCAGGACAGGAAGACTCTCAGCTCTTCCACGGGACCACCAAGAAAAGTTTCCCCAAAACAGAGGAGGTGTCCTTGAGTTGCCCTTTGATCCACTGCTCTCCCCATCCACAGTTTCAGCCTGCTATTCTGTTTCCCCCCACTAGCCACTTAGGAATTCAATCCTGGGGAGAGATCTCCTCACTCCTTTCTGCTGGCTGTTGCCCCTGTGACTTGTTCCTCTCCCCAGGGCTCTATTTTAGGCTTTACACAGTTGGCATTTATCTCTGGTTTTGTGCATTGAAATAAGCCAAGGGGCCATTGGAGCGTAGGTTGCAGTTTGGGATTACCAGACCAAAGGTATTAACACTTAAAAGATGAAAGGGAAGTGTGCTTATTGCACAAAGGGTGAAGGACAGTGATTGGATTACCAGAGAAAGTGTTCTGCTAAATTGGGCCTCTGACTCCTCATTTTTCTGCAGGGATGGTTGATGTGTAGTTACAATCAAGATATTATTAACATTTGTGCTAAGCACTTAGAGTATTCTTCATCTTCAAAGGGCTGTGCAGGCAATTAGCTAATCCTCCCAGCGCTGCCAGAGGCAGGCAGGTTTTATATTCACTGTTTCACAGGAAAAGATGTTAAAACAGTGTTATTCCTAGGCCAGGAATGGAGTGAGTGTGTATCAGTGACTTGGTGTTATCTGTGGTGGTTCATGATATCTCTCACACTGAGCCTCGTGGTCTGCTCTCCAGCTTGCCCAGGGTGTGCTGGTTCAGGTCTCTCCCTCCCTTGTGAAACGCCAGAAGACTCATTTCCATGACCTGCCCTGTGGGGCATCCGTGATCCTCGGCAACAATGGCTTCATCTGGATCTACCCAACCCCGGAGCAGAAGGATGACGAGGCCGGAGGCTACACGGCCAACTTGGAGGTGAGCGTCCAGGGAACGTGAGCCTTCTTCTGCCAGTGATGGTTTTTAGTCTGACATAGTCAGAGGCACGTGAGGAACCCGAGACTTTCAGGATCTTGTGTTAGGTTCACAGCAAGGCTTTTTTACTTGCATTATTTCCCTGTGCATTCATCCCTTTTCCTCTGTCCTTCCTCAGCCAGTTCCCTTGTCTGACCGGGAGGTGATCTCACGGCTCCGAAACTGCATCATGGCTCTGGTTACTCACAAGATTATGCTCTTTGACACCAGCATCCTATATTGCTATGAAGCATCCCTTCCTCATCAGGTACAGGAACCAGTAGTGTTTATTCCACACTGAGGGGAGGGAACAGAAAGGCTGCATCAGTTGCTGCTGAAGTCAGAGTTTCCTTTCAACTTACCAAAGCACCCTGTAGTAAGCGACAGTATGAACTCTCCTCTTCTGCACAACATAAGTTGATTGCACAATTTTAAGGTTCTGCCTCTGGCAAAGACTAACTGTTCTTAAAGAGAGATCAGTTCCGTTTTTGATAGATGTTGTGTATCCCTTGCTGGGATTATGGACCCTTTAATTCCTGTGGAAACAGTTTTAAATTTGGCATTGTATGAGGGCACAGTGCATTTTATGAAGCAATGAAAAAGTAAATGTCATGTATTGTACAGAGAGCAGGCTCATGACTGTATCCACATCCTGCACTCTGGAAGACTACCTCCATTTGACCTCTGGCTGTACAGCTTTTCACTGTGATTCCTGCCAGCACAATCACGGGCAATTCTCTTCCCATAAGTAAATGAGATCTGAATTCTGCTTTAATTCTAGTGAGGTATTCTTTTGAAGTATAACTCTGCCCTTCCCAAATACAGTGTGTGTCCTTCAGGGAAGATAAGGAGGGTTAGTAGCCTCTCCTTTGATTTCCTCTGGTCTCTGTCAGAATCCTCAACTGGTAAAATTAATTATGCCTTGGACCCTCTGCCTTAGGTCTTTTTTCACCAACCCTCTAAACTCCCTTGCTGGTTGCTGTCATGTGTCAGGGACCTTTGTCTCCCCACAGAGTGCAGAAGTGTAGTTGTTGGTTCCTGGTGCTcatattgcttttctttccactgCAGATCAAGGACATTCTCAAACCAGAGGTGACAGAGGAGATCGTTCTGGAAGCTCGGCAGAGGTTGCTGGATTCAGAGGGATAGGATAGGGCACATGGCCAGAAGCAGTCATTTGAAATCCCAGCATGGCAGCTTTGATTCTCAGTATTATATGTTCTTTTTCAGTGTTCTAGTCCTCAACATTCATTCCACACTTCAGAAACCACCAGAATTCCTCACTCCTAGGATATCTCCTGTGTCCTTTTAGTACAAAGTAGTGCAAAGTACAATAGCCTTTTAGTGCAACAGCCTGAAAAATTGATATCTGACCTTTATAAAGATCAGATGCAACTGGGACATGTCTCCTAATACCTGTTGCTCTGTCTAGTGCCCCAGAACTTTGTGAGAATGGCAGAGAGAAAGTGATTTGTTTTGTGATGTTTCTTTCCCCAGAAGACgatttgaattttaatttacttGTGATACAGATCTGCCAGTCTGTTCCCTGTCTGAAAGCCCATGTTTTTAAGAATGTAGATCCAGGTACATGTGTTTAGAGAACAGGAGTATCCACAGCCTTGCTAACCACAATTTGGGTCTGGCTGTTCATGACTTGAATGTCTCAGGGGTATGAGATGAAATGTGGCTGTCTCTGTCCATATGAGCCAGGAGCTGTGGACAAGCAATGTCCTGGTTTGTGTGTATCCTGctggtctttttttttatgCCTGAGAGGTGAGCTCCACTTCCAAGGAGGTACCAAATATGGTTTTGTATTAAGTATTTTACATTTCAATAAATTTTTGGAAACAAATTAGTCCTTCAGCAGTGTGTACATTGGCTTTTTTTTAGCCTAGCTTGATAGCTGTGGTTGGCTCAAGTTTCCTTGTGCTAGGACACTTGGAATGGTTACACTGTCTTATCTCTCTTTTAGTTGTTGCCCTTCACGCCAGCAGGACTTGACGTTCCTCTTCAGCCCTTACAGGGTCCTCTGTAAGGATTGCCTGGTGCTCACAGTGTTTTCCAAGCATTGCCTCCCTGCAGGATCCCTCGGAGAGGGACTGGAAGTGGTGActggaggatgatgaggagccCAGTATGGCACTGGTGAAGATCTTCAGGCCGGTGGTTAGAAGTGGACATGTTAAGCCAAGTGTTGGCAGGCAGTCAGTCACGTTCTCTGTGAAGAATGTGATGCTTTCCCTGGAGAATCctctcagctccagctgctccattACAGCTGGTTTATTATATATGTATTCTATTTGTATTGCAAATATATCCTTGCACTACAGCACTGTAATTCTTAAAAAGGATGATAAAACAACTGAACCAGTTGTCCCTGAATCCAATTGCACGTTGCAAGAAATTCCCTTTGTTGCTGTCCCTGCGGCTCGGGCTGTTTCCCTGTGGTCCCGAGCAGGCACTAGATGGCACCTTTGGATCGCGTTTGTGGCACTTCCCTTGGGCAGCAGCTCCGCCTCGCTGCCCTGCCAAACAGCAGGGCCTGGACGGCTGCCACCAGCGCTGCTGCCCAAATCCTAATGCACAATGGGGCTGAGGACAAGCAAGGACATGGCTAatcccttctgctgctgcatAACTGCCCGTGCTGCCTCTGAGAATAGCACTGAACTTGTTGGGGGTATCACTGGAATGCTCCACACAAGACGTGGGAATTGTTATTTTTGAGTTTTAAGAGGATTTCCTAGTAAGTGTTGCAACAATCACACCCTCAAGAAGACTGAGGAACTTTGAAAACTAAGGCTTGATGGTGTCCACGAGGCTGCTGGTAGCCACATACACACCTCTATGGACAAGACTGGTTCAAAACTACTGAAAAAGCTTTAGCAGTCTGCATCTTTTACTTAGAAAAGTactttttcccctccccttaCCCAATGCTGTAGTTTAGTAGCTGTTTATCTTATTACCACAGGGGGAGATTCAAGGATTTCTGATAAAAAACAACTCAAGATCTGCACTGCTTCAGCTCTCAGCTTTCTGATTCCTCCTGCTTGCTGTAGGGTTCCTGATATTATGGCATTATGATGTGTTAAATGGGGGAGGCATGTGACTTAACCAGTTCCCTTACTCCTGAATACCTGGCACTTTTGTTTTTAGACCCAAGAAGAACACCAGCTGCTGAGGTTTGGTTGTGAATCTTTCCTGATTGGAGGGAACCAAAGGTCTGTGTTTTCCCCAGTGACCATGAGGGATAATTACTGATCTCTCCACATTCAGCCAGTG includes:
- the EXOSC2 gene encoding exosome complex component RRP4, with the protein product MAAVTMRLPAARAPLDSSAPRSGEKHLVAPGDTITTDTGYMRGHGTYVEDDKLIASVAGVVERVNKLVCVRALKGRYNGEIGDVVVGRITEVQQKRWKVEINSRLDSVLLLSSINLPGGELRRKSAEDELAMRDYLQEGDLISAEVQSIFSDGAVSLHTRSLKYGKLAQGVLVQVSPSLVKRQKTHFHDLPCGASVILGNNGFIWIYPTPEQKDDEAGGYTANLEPVPLSDREVISRLRNCIMALVTHKIMLFDTSILYCYEASLPHQIKDILKPEVTEEIVLEARQRLLDSEG